A segment of the Canis lupus baileyi chromosome 21, mCanLup2.hap1, whole genome shotgun sequence genome:
tcctttctttcttttctttctctttttaaagtaagctccatgcccaacgtgagATCAAGTCATATGCTcaggatgcttgagtggctcagtggttgagcgtctgccttctgctcaggtcatgatcctggagtcctaggatcaagccccacataaggttccctgctcagtggggagtctgcttctctgacCCTTACCCTGCTTCCAGAAGCAGAGAGGAAGCTCTCTTCCCTCtcgctttctttctctcaaataaataatcttagaaagaaaataaataaataaacaccagAAGAAATTTCATACTTCTAGTAGTAACTGTCCCCCAAGGAAAAAGCTTGTAAAGCTTTGCTTCTATGTGTTTGAGTATTAGTCGAAGTTAGAAAAACATCTACcatttatttagcatttgttAAATGCTTAACAGTGTGCTAAAGATATAATCTAATTCTGTAATAGCTTTTCCTCTCTCCACTAGACAGAATGACAGCTTCAGCTTCATTAagtaacttggccaaggtcacacaggtaatAAAAGGCAGAGCTGAGATTGAATTTGAGTCTGCCTTCAAAACTCTAGCTCTAACTATTCTGTAGAATCTATCTTCCTAGAGTATCTGCAAGGGGGTTCTTAGGGTTGTTGTAGAACCAATGGCCAGAGGATTTAGACTTGGATTCGGTGCAGGATTATCCTAGCTGTTGGAAGAACTGGTTGCACAGTAGGTGGAGCCCAGAACCAGGAAGGGGGCAGTTGGGATGGATGATCCTTGCTCAGAGATTGCCCTCCAGCAGGACctgctgcttctgtttctctttaggAAACAAGTGACAGATATCACAAGGGCTCCTCTAAAAAGAGATAGCAAAAGATCACTCAATCCTCCAGTagactttttaaaactctgagctttttattttattttattttatttattttatttattcattcatgagagacacacagagagagaggcagagacacaggcagagggagaagcaggctccatgcaaggagcccgatgtgggacttgacaccaggactccaggatcatgccctaggctgaacgcaggcgctaaaccactgagccacccaggctgcccagtagtCTTTCTTTGTATGCCTAATCTCAATACAGTTGATTGTTAAGTCattgctgttttctctttctatccTATCTTGTCTCTCTCTGACCTTGAAGCTTTGGAAGCAAAGAGATCAAGGCTTGGAGAAAATTTATCATGGCCACCCCATGCCTGGGGAGCTCAGAGACAGAAAGGGTTCAGCCACTCTTggctgacaaaatccaaaggcagagaaacaagtggtggtgaaacaagaaaggaatttatttcagggaGACCAACACTGGGGAAATTAATTAGCatctcaaagactgtctccaaagtgctgaaaataccCCTAGGTTTATACAAGGAAAATGCTGGGCAAAGGTGGGTGCGTATGGGCAGGTAGGTGGAGGTTAAATGGATCATTGTCTTGCAGGCAATTGTGGGTGGGGTTTTGCTGGCTCAGGACTGTCCTTTCTGCTTGAGGGGTAGTTTTGGTTTCCCTCTAGAGATGGTTTGCCCTCAGGGTCTCTGCAGGAGCCCAGAGACTAGCTGGAATGAAGAACTCAACAAAgtttgaggtcaaaatggaggcaGCCAAAGCCCTCTTGTACCCTGGGAAGCCATTAGGTTCTAAGATGGGGAGTGACATGATTCAACTTGAATTTTGAATACATTACTCTTGgcaaataaagatacaaaaagatgttcaatattattagtcattagggaagtgaaagttaaaactacaatgagatactactacacagTAGATAGAATAGGTAAATAAACCCTGCtaacaataccaagtgctgggggatccctgggtggcgcagcggtttggcgcctgcctttggcccagggcgcgatcctggagacccgggatcgaatcccacatcggtctcccggtgcatggagcctgcttctccctctgcctgtgtctctgcctccctctctctctctctctctctcgaataaataaataaaatattaaaaaaaaagtaccgAGTGCTGGTGAGGCTACCGGAGTAACCGGAAGTCTTATACCTGCATATGCAATTATATTTTACCATACCACAGAGGCACAATAGGTGTAAAGAGCATTGATAATAGTAAACTGtggtaaaataattaggaagagatgaagttaagattttattttacttttttaagaagtctctctatgtggggctcaaactcccaaccccaagatcaagagtcatatgctgtaccaactgagccagcaatgCACCCCAGGAGGTGATGGCTCTTGTAGCTGGTTCTAGCACACCACTGTCCTTAAGATTGCCTTTAAGGGGAGGATGgctgggaaagaagagaggaaaagtcaGGACTGCTGAGGCCCATTCATCTGCTTCCTTgcctgatctttctttttttaagattttatttatttattcatgaaagacacagagagagagaggggcagagagagagaagcaggctccacgcaggaagcccgatgtgggactccatcctgggactccaggaactcGCCCTGGGCGCCCCcagcaggggccaaaccgctgagccacccagggatctccttgcCTGATCCTTCAAAAGGGATCCCCATGGAGTTTTAGTGGCAGACTGGTGGGATCAACTATTCCAGGAAATGGACAGTGTCCATACGAACTGGTATGTGACAGTTCTGAGGAAGCAGACGTGAAGTGTCTGTTCTTGCTGTAGGGTGGGTCAGGATCTTTTAtttacaacataaaaaaaaaaaaaaaaaccaccataaaAACCTTACTCAGGCAACTGGGAGTTTGCTCAAAGCCTTAAGGATTGTccggctcttaaaaaaaaaaagaaaaaaggattgtCCGGCTCTAGAACCAGCTGCCCTGGCTGAGCCTTACTCATGGGTCTGTCTCAtggtttctgcctctttctgcatGGCCCTTTTATCAGTCAGTCTCAACAGGGAATAGATTGCATTATCACTCCGGTTAATTGAGGGGAGTTTAGCAAAGCGACTGTCTACAAAAAAGTGGGCAGAGTTGAGGGAACAAACCAATCAATTCTCTAAGCCCCCCATGCGTGTGTGTCAGCGGGTTGGGGGGAAACGGGAAAGAGGAGTGCAGTGACTTGGTTTCTCACACCGGGAGGGAGGACTGACTCCTGGGCTCTGATTTTGGCTGCTTCATCTCCTAACTACCTGCAGCAAGGAGTGGGGTGCTCCATTTTATTGAACAAATGACTGCATGAAAATCTGGAATGTCCAAATACGCAAGAGTCTTGGAGGTCAGACACTGCACATTTGAATCGTGACCCTCATGTGACCTCAACTCTCTGAGCCTGGTCCCTCATTTGTAAAGCTTGCCTAGTGGTGTTGCTATGTACATGAAATGAGATAAAGACAGCTCCTTACGATGCTTACTATGTGAAGGCAGCCTTCAAATATTTGCCACACGAATGCGTTCTGCTAAAGCACTGTATTCACGTTGTCTTTTATTAGCTAATTAATTCCGTTTAACAGTATATCGCGCATCCCTCCTAGGCCAGGAAACTGTTCATTTAGAAGAGCCAGCATTTGCGCCGCGGAGGACCGGGGCCGGAAGGGCGGGGCCTCACCGATTTCCCGCCCACGACAGCGATGACCAATTGGGTCCGCGAAGGGAGCGGAGTCCCGCCCACTTGGCGGGGACAGGCCCGGAAGCAGGGTTCCGGGGGCGGTGCGTGTTTCCGGTTGCGTGAGAACCGCGGCTACCACCGAGGCAGTTTGGGTTTGGCTGCTGTCCGGTCCCGGCTGGGAGGATGTTCTATCACGTACGCGGAGCACGGGGTGGCCGCGAGGGCAGGGTTAAGAGGAGGAGCGAAGCGGGGCTCCGGGACGAGGAGATGCTGTTCCTCGTCCTTGCTTGGTCTCCATACCGCTTTCCCCGCAGATCTCCCTGGAGCACGAGATCCTGCTGCACCCGCGCTATTTCGGCCCCAACCTGCTCAACACGGTCAAGCAGAAGCTCTTCACCGAGGTGGAGGGGACCTGCACCGGCAAGTGAGTCCCGAGTGCTTCGCGCCGCCTGATCTGCAGCCTCTACCCAACTCCTACTCATCCTGCaagcacctgccacctgccccctgccccctgccccggggAACCCTCTCACCCTCTCAGGCACCCGAGGCAGTCACTTGCTTCCGGCCTGGGTTCCCGAGGTGCCCTCTGGATCGCGAGACTTACTTCAGCAGAGACTGGTCATTCGTTTACTccgcagactttttttttttttttttttaagattttatttatttattcatgatagagagagagagaggcagagacagagacacaggcagagggagaagcaggctccatgcagggagcctgatgtaggactcgatcccgggattccgagatcacaccctgagccgaaggcaggcgctaaaccgctgagccacccagggatctctgggaatctgtgttttaagaaGTTCCTCTTAGGTGATTCTGAGGCATCCTCAAGATTGAAGTCTCTTGGCTTAAGGACTGCAGTCTCCTTGGACATTTATTGTGAAACATGAGAGCAGTGTTTGGCATTATAGATActgatcggggatccctgggtggcgcagcagtttggcgcctgcctttggcccagggcgcgatcctggagacccgggatcgaatcccacgtcgggctcccggtgcatggagcctgcttctccctctgcctgtgtctctgcctctctctctctctctctctctctctgtgtgactatcataaataaataaaaattagggatccctgggtggcgcagcggtttggcgcctgcctttggcccagggcgcgatcctggagacctgggatcggatcccacgtcgggctcccggtgcatggagcctgcttctccctctgcctgtgtctctgcctctctctctctctctctctgactatcataaataaataaaaattaaaaaaaaaaaaagaagatttgggatccctgggtggcgcagcggtttggcgcctgcctttggcccagggcgtgatcctggagaccccggatcgaatcccacgtcgggctcccggtgcatggagcctgcttctccctctgcctatgtctctgcctctctctctctctatgtgactatcataaataaataaaattaaaaaaaaaaaaatttaaaaataaataaataaaaattaaaaaaaaaagttatagataCTGATCTGTATTCTTCTCCCAACATGAAGTTCTGTGGGCAGGGGTGCCATCTATTTCCCTTTGTGCCGTCCCCTGACCCCCATCATCACTGATTTGTtgtagatgattttatttttttttattttttatttttttgttttttttttttgttgtagaTGATTTTAGAGGCTCTTGCACACAcgatgcctttctttttttcatcctcCTTACAGGTATGGCTTTGTAATTGCTGTCACCACCATTGACAATATTGGTGCTGGTGTGATCCAGCCAGGCCGAGGGTTTGTCCTTTATCCAGTTAAGTACAAGGCCATTGTTTTCCGGCCCTTTAAAGGGGAGGTCGTGGATGCTGTTGTCACTCAAGTCAACAAGGTGAGTCCATACATAGTGGAGGCAGTTGGGTGGCTGCTCAGAAGATGGGGGATGGGTCCCAACTGCTCTTGCTAACTCTGTgtccttgggtaagtcacttttGCTTCAGTTTCTACACCTGTCAAATGGTGCAGAAACCTCCCTTGGGGTCCTGTAAGTCAGTATGAGTTGTCAGCAATAGTAGTCTCCATTCATTGAATACTTATTATGGGTTGGGTAAGGTCCAAAACCTAACGGTGACTAAGGTCatgcttttatccatttttatagaAGCTTACGCCTGGAGAAGTTAGAAGTTGTCTAATGGCCAAGGTCATGTGATCAACAGGTGGTCAGATTGTGGACCGACAAGTGCCAGGCCTTGGCTCTTTAGTGCACTGTATTTGCGTAACTTGAAATGAAATCTCAGCAGAAGAGACATGAAAGCAAATGATACAATTCAGAGTGGATTCAAAATATGAAGAATATTATTAGGAATTAGATAAAGTTGGGAAGCTTAGGTGAATTTgaggataaaagaaaaagcaaagtcgaggtgcctgcctgggtggctcagtcggttaagcagccgccttcggctcaggtcatgatcctgggatggagccccgcagccagctccctgctcagcaggaatctacttctccctttcactGTCTATACAcgtttgctctctctttctctctctcaaataaataaaaatttaaaaagaaaaacaaagtcccCCATTGTCCTCTTAGGTTGGACTTTTCACAGAAATTGGACCAATGTCCTGCTTCATTTCTCGACATGTAAGTCTGGGCGTGCTGGGGGTGCTAAGGAGAGAAGCCAGTCATGACTCTCTCTGGAAGCACTCCTGTAAAGCTCTGTCTTGCTTTCCTTTCAGTCCATCCCATCAGAGATGGAGTTTGACCCCAACTCCAACCCACCATGTTATAAGACAATGGATGAGGTGAGTGGGGAAGAAGTCCATGAGAAGGACGAAGAATGAGCCCTCCAAGAAATTTTGGCTTGTAGGTATCTGAGTATCCTGTTTACTCTTCCTCAGGACATTGTGATTCAGCAGGATGATGAGATCCGCTTGAAGATTGTGGGGACCCGTGTGGACAAGAATGACATTGTGAGTCTCTTGCCTACCTTCTTACCTGTACCAGGCAGAGCTGGGAGCTGTTGATTTTCTTACCATGCAGGGTTCctgggggttttgttttcttctgccaGGAAGAGGGGATGGGTGAGCAGAAGGCCTGGGGCTGGGCTAGAAGTTAGTTCTATGCTTGCTTAGGCTCTGtttcctttctgccttccctcctgCAGTTTGCTATTGGCTCTCTGATGGACGATTACTTGGGTGAGTGCCTGATCGTGCGTCCAGGGTTGTTGCCTAGAAAGGGGTGTGTGGAGGCAGGGGGTGGATGTGGGACTTAATGCTCGAGTCACAGATGAAAGAAACTCTTATGACTGTCTGCTTGGAAGATCGGGACCTGTGCCTCATGAGATGGGAAGTGCATGGTGATGGctgccctgagcctgagcctaACTGGTGTGCTTTTCCTGTCCTTACAGGGCTTGTGAGCTGAGCACCGGGGCCTCCTGCTCTGTTTGGTCCTCATCTAGGAGCTGTGATGGTCATGCTCCGCATATTGTCCAGAAGCCTAGTCTGGCTGCtgtggggaggcagagaaggtTCCTTGTCCACAGAAAATATCTCGTTCTTCTTGATGCTTAGCCACTCCCCAGGTTTTTGACTGTACATTCTAACCATAAAAGGTCCTTGTTCTCATGGAGGTTTCATCTCCTTTCTTTGGTAAGAACAACTCTTTCTTTGAAAAGGCTGGAGGCCAGTTGCTTGCTAGCCTCCCTTTTGGTGGCCTGCTGCCTCAAGTAGCCTCAGCTACCCAGGGGATCTGACTATCCCTTCTGCAGAGAGCTACCACTGACTTCAGTGAAGGGAAGGCCCTAATGTTAGGTCTTTGGCTTCTAGCAAATGGCATTGTCATTAGAACCACTCTGAGTCCTGATCTAGTCTCAGAATATTCGCCCTGCCCTCGCCTTTACTAGTAGCCAAAGGTAGAGCTGGGCATGAGGGAAGACAAGAtagtgaggagggagagggaaataagAGGATAGTAATGACCCAGACTATGGCTTCCCAATGCAGCCCTTCCTAGGAAGGATctgcaaacattttattttttttaagattttatttatttgagagagaaagagacaatatagcagaggaaaaggcagagagagagggagaagcagacgccccatggagcagggagcctgatgtggggcttgatcccaggaccccaagattgtgatctgagccgagatcatgacctgagtcaaaggcagatgcttacccagctgagccacccaggtgccccaacagaaGTCTATATATATTAATCAGTCACTAAGCTGAATTGAAAATGTGAGCGGGCCCAAACTGTCATTAGGGTGACATAAACCAAAATCTATGAAATGACTGAAAGACTAAATAAACACACTACCCTCCCTCACAGTGTGCTCACACTCTGCTTTTGTAATACAATTTGTCTGTCTTGGGATGTCCTCTCCCAGCCTGTCTGCTTACTGCCTGTTACTCTAGCAAGTCTCagtcaattctttttaaaatttttttcagcatttttgtttccttggaaAGTAGAGCTGTGTCATAGAAAGCATGGTCTTTGAATTGGTGCAGAACTGGGTTCCAGTCCTAGCTGGGGGCCTTATGTTTTCTCATTAACCCTCTTTGGATGGTTGCTGCTAGTGTGAGATCACATGTACAAGTGGCTTGTAGAGAGCCTGGCCCATGATAGACCCTCAACTGTTGATTATAATAACCAtgatataatgcatataaagcagtgattggggatccctgggtggctcagcggtttcacgcctgcctttggcccagggcaggatcctggagtcccgggatcaagtactgcatcgggctcccggcatggagcctgcttctctctgtgcctgtgtctctgtccccccctctgtctatcataaataaataaaaataaatatttaataaataaatttaaaaaactgattatCGGGGCAtgtggttggctcagtggttgagaatctgcctttggctcaggtggtgatcctggggttctggcgAGTTCCCTAtcaaggctccctgtggggagcctacttctcccaaatgtctctgcctttctctgtgtatctctcatgaataaataaataaaatcttaaaaaaaaaaaaaaaagaagcagtgatTATCAACTGGTGACAACTGTGGATGGTACTGCCTTCTAGTGGGTAAAGGCCAGGGATGCAGCTAACGTCCTACAGTATATAGGACAGCATCCACCCTCcccccaacaaagaattatctggtcccAAATGTCAATCATGCTAAGGTCTAGAGACCCTGATATGAAGCATCCAGAATATTGGCAGGAACATGGTAAGAAAATGGCACTTGAATGTAGTTTTCTTCCTGCCTTCACCATCCCTGCACAGACTGATGCAGGCTTTTCCATTTATACCTCTACAGTGTATCACATAGCATGTGCTTTAATTACTGTGTCCTGTTTGcttttcctaaattatttatctctttttttcttttttttttttaagattttattcatgagaggcgcggagagagagaggcagagacacaggcagagggagaagcaggctccacgaagggagcccgatgtgggactcgattcggtGGCTCcatgatcgtgccctgggctgaaggcagcgccaaaccactgagccaccagggctgccctctctctctttttttaaaactatttatttatttatcttagcacgagtgggaggggggagggagagaaagtctcagCAGACACgtcactgagcgcagagcccgactctgggcccaatctcatgaccctgagatgacctgagccgacaccaagagtgggatgcttaacggACTCTGCTacccaggggtgcccaggtggctcagcgggtgagcgtctgccttcaccttggggtgtgatcctggaatctggggatcaagtccctcgtcaggcttcccagggggagcctgcttctccctctgcctgtgtctctgcctctctctctctctctgtgtctctcatgaataaataaataaaatctttaaaataatataaaataaaattgtgctaTCACTTTGTTGTACTATGAGTTGATTACCCAGGTTGTAGGGACTTCCCCTAAGCTGTGAACCTCACTCCTCGCACTGAGCAAAATTCTTCCCATGCCCTCAAATGGAACTAGCAATCTGCAAATTGTGTTGGGGGTAACCTGAAAGTAACATCAGGCCTGGAATAGAAGCAACTGATGGACAGAAGGGGCTCATTGAACATGAGCACGTGGGTGGCAGTGAGGATGTGGGGTGTGACACCCACTAAAAGGGCACCAGCCTTGTGGGGAAAGGGATCCAAGTGCGGGTGGCCTGGACATAGTCTGCAGGATTCAtatcttttaaggtttttttttaagatgttatgttttttatttattaatgagagacacagagagacaggcagagggagaagcaggctccacttaaggagcccaatgcaggactccatcctgggactccaggatcacaccctgggccaaaggcaggcgccaaatggctgagccacccagggatcccctcttaagGTTTTGTAACTGAAAGTTACAGCCTCTTAAAAAGGTCACAGGTAACAGGAGTATCTGCCTGCTAATGccaaatctttgatttttttttttttttttattcatgggcggggggtggggtgcgcagagacatgggcagagggagaagcaggctccatgcagggagcccgatgtgagacccgattccgggtctccaggaccacaccctgaactgaaggtggcactaaaccgctgagccacccctgctgccctgccaAATCTTTTACACACATTATTGTGTTGTTTACAACTGTTCCATGAAGGTTCTGTTCTCCCACTTGACAGTTGATAAAGTAGGTTAGAGACATAAACTGTAacaccaag
Coding sequences within it:
- the POLR2G gene encoding DNA-directed RNA polymerase II subunit RPB7 isoform X2, with translation MFYHISLEHEILLHPRYFGPNLLNTVKQKLFTEVEGTCTGKYGFVIAVTTIDNIGAGVIQPGRGFVLYPVKYKAIVFRPFKGEVVDAVVTQVNKVGLFTEIGPMSCFISRHSIPSEMEFDPNSNPPCYKTMDEDIVIQQDDEIRLKIVGTRVDKNDIGL
- the POLR2G gene encoding DNA-directed RNA polymerase II subunit RPB7 isoform X1, encoding MFYHISLEHEILLHPRYFGPNLLNTVKQKLFTEVEGTCTGKYGFVIAVTTIDNIGAGVIQPGRGFVLYPVKYKAIVFRPFKGEVVDAVVTQVNKVGLFTEIGPMSCFISRHSIPSEMEFDPNSNPPCYKTMDEDIVIQQDDEIRLKIVGTRVDKNDIFAIGSLMDDYLGLVS